The DNA sequence ATGGTTGGAAGTACCTCAATTACGCATACGGTGACGCAGCCTTGGGACTTTACGTCGACGGCCATGTGGGGCTAATCACCAAGGCTCAGGCCAGTGACCCGGCCTTTATCAGTGCCATGAGCGACGCCACGAAGTTGCCGTAAGACGTTGACAGGTTTTGATTGGTAAAGACTGAAATAGCGAGTTGAACCGAAGGTTCTCGACGCCGACTGAAGTTGCGAAAGGGAATATCATGAGAACGTGTAGGGTAATTGCCAAGGTTGGTTTTGTCGTCGCGGTGGCGCTGGTACTCGTCCTGGCTTTCGCGCCTCCGGCCCAAAGCCAATGCTCCACCGATTTGACCAAAATGGTGTTGATTGATTTCGGCAACACGAATACCACCGGTGGCTTCAATACAACGAGCCCCGACGCATTCGGGCATTATTGGAACACCGTTGACTTTGCCTACGCGATCCTGACGAATGCGGCCGGCCAGCTGACGACTTTGGCTTATGGTTCTGATTTCATCACAGGGTTTGACTCTTACAACGGCCCTGCTTCCGACACCAACGGATTCACCACGAATCCAGCCAACTCCGACGTCAATCCCGCCGCGCTTGGCTGTTTGAGCATCGATACCGCCGTCGCCGACTATATCGTCACCTCCGCGTTTCAAATCCAGGGGATGAATCCGTCCAAGAAATACGCCGTAAGCTTTTTTGGATCACTGAAGTATCCCGACAGTGAACTCACGACCTACTCGCTGTGCACGGCTGGTTATTCGACCGTTCTCACATCGATCACCCTCAATGTCGGCAGTGGAGCGATCAACAATACCAACCAGCTGGCAGTGCTCAGCGGAGTTTCACCACAGTCCGACGGCGTCATGTACGTCAAATTCCAGGGCACGAATTCCGGCGGCGCCACTCCCATACAAGGCATCCTGAACGACATGTCGATCGTGGATTTGTCTACGGGTGTCGTAGTGATACCTCCTCCGGTAGCCCAGACGATGTTGCTCGATTTCGGCGACAACAACAGCTTCCGGGGCACGAACACACCGAGCCCGGACGCCCAGGGTCATTACTGGAACAACCTGGGCGTTAATTTCATCGGCAGTCCTCTCGTGCTTACGAACGCGGCCGGTGCCTCAATGGGCATCAGCTTCATGTTCGACGCCAGTAACCCCGCCTATACAAACGCGTCGAGTGGCTTCGGAACGGATTCTTATAACGGCCCTGCCGGACCGACCGACTGCGGGCCGCCCTCTTGCAGCATCGGCAACTGTGTTTTCAACCCGACTGCGCTCGGCTACCTGGGCCAGACCAATGCCGTGTATGACTATTTCGTCAGCGCACACTTCATATTGCAAAACATGAATCCGGCCCATCAATACTCACTGACCTTCTTCGGTTCACACAAGTTTAGCTTCAATCCTACGACGGTTTACTCCGTGTATAGTGACACGAATTATTCGACGCTGATCGCTTCGACCAACCTGCTGGTCGGCAGCGGAGCCGCCCAGAATCAGGACACGTTGGCTGTGCTGAGCCCGATCACGCCAACGACCGGCGCGTTGTACATTAAGTTCATTGCTCCCGATGGCAACCTTGGCTACCTGAACTGTATGCAGATCGTCGATCTTACGCCTCCCTCAAACGATCCCTTCACGACCTGGCAAACCCACTATTTCCCGGGTGGTGGACCGAATTCGGCCCCGGGCGCCGACCCGGATGGTGATGGCTTGATCAACACCAACGAGTTCCTGGCAGGCTTCAACCCGGTCAATAGCGCCGCCAGCCCGCACATTATTAGCGTCGCGAAGACGAATTCGACTAACCTCGTGATTACGTATCTCGGGGCCAGCGGCGACAACACTTATTCGCCGGGGTTCACCTCGCGCACCAATGTGCTCGAATTTACCACCGGCACTGTTAACGGAAGCTACTCGTCTAATAACTTTGTCAGCACCGGTCAGACCAACATTCTGAGCGGAGGTATCGGCCTGGGTGCCGTGACAAGTTTCATCGAAACCAATGTGGTGGCCGGGCCGACGCGCTATTATCGAGTACGCGTGTTAGTGCCGTAAGTTGGAACATTATGTGGAGCACAGTCGAGACGATGACAGGAAACCCAATTAACAAGGACCTGCGTTCACGACTCGGTGAGCCTATCGACCGGCTGCGCTCCGCGACTTTTGGGACGTGCCAAAGCAGTCGAAAAGCTGCTGAAAAGGTAGTAAGTTTACGTAAAGTTATGTTGTAGTTCCCTTTGGGAACCAGTTTAGGTAGTGTTTGCACTCGAAGCGAGACGAGTGTGGAGAACTCCAGATAGCCGTGCGACCGGAAAAACATTCGCAGCACGTATACTTTCTGGGAACAACGGGATAAAAGCGAGAAAGGGAGAAACATGAGGTATTCTATGAAGCACAAAGCATTCACAAAACAATTGGCGGCCATGCTTGCCATTGTTGTTGGATTGGCTCTGGCCAGTTCGACGCAGGCGCAATTCGTAACCGGCCAACCGACTCTGAACAATATCAATCCTAATGGCACGTTCCCGAGCGGCGCTTGGACCACTGCGAACATGGCGGACACCGCGACCGGCTTGCAGATCACCGCACCCGGGGGCCCCGGCACATTCAGCACGTTGTATTACCCGCTCCCGGCTCCCCAAGTGACACCACTCAACACCCAGGATAATGCAGTTATATTTACCTGGACTTGGAATTCCGGGAATGCCGTTGGGGGTGTTAACGTATTGTTCGCACTGGATGACAATAATGGCGGTGTTGATTACTATGACGCGATCGTTCCTGCGTATAGCTTAACCCCCGTTCCAGGTACGACTTATTCCATTACCCTCCCTCTTCAACAGCCTAATCAGGCCAACGTTGCAGCCGGCTTTCCGATCGGTGGTCTCAACTTCCAGATCGACCCGGCTAATGTTAGTGGGAATTACACCATGACGATGAACAGCATCCAGTTGATTCCGGAGCCCGCCACCTTGTCGCTCGTCGGCTTGGGGCTGCTGGGGCTGCTCGGCCTGCGTCGCCGTCGCACGTCCTAGTTGTTGACTCTGTCAAAAGTGTTGCATGCAAACGGGCCCACCGCCGACGCGGTGGGCCCGTTTGTTATTTCGTCGCGCTGCTGCCTTCACGTTCAGTACGATGGGTGGCGCGACCAAGCAGTTGGCGAACCCTTGGAAGCTCAAATCGCAAAGTTCGCAAACCGTCCAAAGTGGGGAGCCAGTTTTGTGGATCCGAACACTGGTAGGAGGTGTATTGTAAATTACACACATGACACGAGCCGTGCACAGCGGTATCGAGACGCCATGTTCGTCGCGCTGACGACGCCGAGGTAGTCGGTGACCGCGCTGCTGCCACTGCACCCCGGCTACGGCACCAGCCGCACGCGGTACTGGCGAGTCGAATAGTTAGTGGCGACGCCGACATCCGTGTAGTTGGTTGTCGTGTCACCGGTGACGTTGATGATGATAGGCCCGCTGATGTCGGCAAATCCGTTGGTGCTGTAATCACCTCCTGATCTGGCCTGAACGCCATTGGTTCGTACGCCCGCCGTTTTCCACGTGATCGTCAGGTTCGTCCCCTGCGGCGCAATCGCGATGACTCGAAATACTGAGGCAGGATTGGTGGGATTAAGCCCGAGCAAGAATTGGTTGGTATTACTGACTCCTTTACCGAACGGATCGGCGCTGGCTTGCGCCTGTGGGCAATTGGTGCAACCGAAATATAACATTTGCCATTGCTGGTATGCCGGCAACGGCACGGCCGCCGCTTCATTGGAGTTGGTGCTTTCGGCACCGGCGTTGACTGCCGTGGCGACATAATAATAGTGCACCCCGTTGGTCACGCTGCTGTCAGTATAACCCGTATTGGCCAGTCCGTTGGTGATGGTTGCGTAGGGGCCGCCGCTTACCAGCGCGCGTTTGACATTATAGCCCGTCGCACCGAATGACGCGCTCCAACTCAGTGCCACCTGTGCGTCGCCTGCTGTCGCCGTCAATCCGGCCGGCGCGGCCGGCGGTAAAGCGCCGCCAAACTGAAACCAGTTCAGGTTTCCAAGGCCACTCGATCCACTGAAAACAGCATACAGATCGTGCAGACCGCTGGCACCTGATACTGGTTGGCGAATGGTCTGCCAGGTTTGCCAACCGCCAGTAGATGGGAGCGCGAAGGAGCTGATGATTGGCCCGGTCGGGCTGTCGAGATGCAGCGCCAGGGTACCGCCGCCAAAACTTGCCTCGCGCACACTGACATTGGTGAAACCCGCACCGAAGTTCACATTCTGGTACACGGCGTAGTCACCCCCGTCAGCATACCCTACATCATAACCGCCCTGGGTGTCGGTCGTCGTCTCGGTCTCCAGGCCAGCGGTGGAATTGAAACTCGACGCTTGGAGTTGCAATGCCGCCGGAAATTGGTAACCGCCGCTTTGGGTCCCGGTCCAGGTAAAAGTCGCTCCCGAGTAGGGGGCAAGCGTATAGGTGAACATCTTGCTCCCCCATTGGACCTGGAACGTATTGTTACTGGTCGTGTCATTAAAAGCTACCAACACCTTCGAGTTATCCGGGTTCACGAAGGCCGCGCTGACGACCCCCGCGGCGTTCCCCGAATAGACCCGGTATGCACCCGGCAGGACAAATTTACTGAAATGTCCCAGGGTATAGTATTCAATGTCGAAGGTAAGAGCGCCCGAGGAGCTGTTAATCGTTACCAAGGGGTTGCAATCGGAGCAACCACCGTCATGCGGGCCATGATTCTGGTCCAGGGCGATGCTCCATTTGACGTAGGCCTTGCCCCAGTTTCGCATGACCTGGGTTATCTCCTCGAAGTCCGCCTTGACCGCATCACTGATCGAGACTTCGCCGGAGTGCTCGGTCAGGTAATCTCCCTTGGTAGGATATTTGTTGGCCAGGATGGTCATCACGCCGGGTGTGCCACCGTATCCGTGCCAGGCGATGCCTGCGACCCGGCTCGAACCCAACACGGTGGCGTCCGACAAAACCGTGTCGGGATAATCCGGCCGGTCCCAGTTGTGATCATAGACCAACACCCTGGCGCTGATATTGCTTGCCGCCAGGGCCGGCAGAACGTAATCACGCAGAACGACCAATTGCGTGGCGGCATCCATGGACATCCCGGGGTAATTGCCGGGCACAAACAGCGGTTCATTCTGCAGCGAGATGTAATGGGTCGGGATTCCCGCCGCCTGGTAGGCCTGGATATACTTGACGAAGTATTGCGCGAACGATGGGTACATGTTTGTCAGCAGGGACCCGCCAACCATTGAACCCGTGGTTTTCATCCAACCGGGGGGACTCCAGGGGTTCGCCATGATCGTGAGTTGCGGATTGAGCTGCAGGGCCTGTTGAACCAAAGGAATAATGTCCGCCTGATCGTGTGCAATGGAAAAGGAAGTCAAGTTCGTATCTGTCTGGCCGGACGACAGGTCGTCGTAAGAATACTGCGTTCGTGCCAGGTCTGACGCCCCCATTGGATTTCGAACAAAACTCACGCCGATGCCGCTGCCATTGCGGGTGAAAAGGTTGGACATGGCGTTACTGCGGACCAATGGTGTAGCCACCTCGCTTAGCAGGTAACCCGCTGAGTCCGTGAATGAGGCGCCGAACCCTTCCACTCGCTGGTAGATTTGCGTCTCATCAACGAACACAGGATTGCTCCCGCCGCTGCCGGTGGTGAACGTTACCGGAGCGACTGACTGAAGTTTATTGACCTGATCGTCGGTCGTAAGCCAGACACTTACGGTTTGGGCTTTTGCATCAGCGCCGGCGACCAACAGCAGAATAAGGCAGGCGAGGCCGAGACGCCAAAGTCGGGCGACAGTGAGCGACGCCGGGGGCCAACATGCGATTCCTTGCCAAAGCCTTTGACGGGAAGCCATTGAGAATGTTCGTTCGGGAAGCATTAAAATAATTGGTATGGATACCAAAAACAATCGTAATTGTCACTCGCAATCTGTGCCGCGGGGATGAAGCTGGACGTTACCAGCAGGCGCCCGCTCATTTTTTGAGAGATTGGGATTGACAAAATCGGATGGTTTTGGTATCGATACCTCCAGCGAGTCGGGAAGTACAGCGTGACGGGTAAACCAATCCAAATGGAGAAGCAGGCATGAACAAAATCCTATTATGTATCGTTAGTTTGGTGAGTGCTGCCAGTTTGGCATCGGCAGCCAATAATGTGTCCTACACGGCAACAGCTAATCCAGCTAGCAACCCGGATGGAGTAGATCAAAGTGCAAACCCCGTTGATGTTTGGACGGTAACCACCACCCCGGGGTTCAACGGCACTGATGGCTCGGGAAGCTATTACGGTTCCCAACCCAGTCTGGGCAATGCCTGGCAGTTGTTTAGCTTCCAGAACTCCGGAGTTGGACATGGTGGAAGTGCGTTTGCCACCACTACATTTGCTGGCGGAGCTTTGGCTATCGGACAAACCGTTTCTATCAACTTCAATATGCGGGCCCTCGACGCCCCGGGCGGTGGCACTAATCTATCAATTAACGGGCAGGCTGGCATTAGTTTGTTGAATGGCTCTGGTAGCGCAATTACATTTGCGATTATTGGAGGTGGCCCCAATAATTACTACTATACCGATGCCGGGTCCACGGGTGCCAATGCAGGGCCCATGCCTTACCAATATCAGAGCTTCTTTAACATTGCCATTACTGCTACAGGCCCCGGTACCTATAGCGCCGTTGCTGGTTCAGACAGTTGGAGTGGCACATATTCCGGATCCCTTATTGGAATGCAAGTGTTCGATTCCAAGGGGGGCAATGGCAGCGATGTCGGGTTCAATAATTTAATGGTTGTTCCTGAACCCGGCACATTCGGCCTTGTTGCAGGTGGCTTGGCGGTTTTCGGATTGGGATTCCGTCGGCGCGCCCGGCGTTCCTGAATTACCCATCTGTCGGTTGACAACAGCGGCCCAACCCGATAAATGCGTCGGGTTGGGCTTGCCGTTGATGAGATTCGATGAAACTGGCTCCGCTACGTCAGTCAAGAAGCGTTGACACCACAACACGCGCAATGCTACTGACTATTGCCATGCGAGGCAAAGTGCCCGAAAAGGTAACGATGGGCGACATCGCGCGCGCGAGCGGTGTTTCGCCGATGACCGTCTCCCGCGTTCTCAACAACAATCCCGCGGTCAAGGAAGCCAGCCGGAAACGGGTCCTGGCGGTGACAAAGCGGTTGAATTATCATGTGGACATCGTCGCGCGCCAGCTAAGGGCCCAGCACACTTTTCAACTCGGCGTGGTTGTCCCGTTCCGAGGATTGGTGGGCACCTATTATTTCGGGCAAATTCTCCAGGGGATTCAACAAGTCCTGACGGGAACGGATTATCATATTGCCCTGTATGACAGCCTTTCAGAGGATTTCAACGACATTCCCAAGTGCGTCAACCTCTGTCACGAGCGACGGGTGAGCGGCCTGATTGTCGTCGCCCCGGAACTCAGCGCCAGATTTCCCAAGACCTTTGCCAATTTGAAGATGCCGATCATCGTGGTCGGCAGTTCCCTGGGCCGGCAGGCGATTAGTTACGTCGATGTCGATAACCATGGCGGCGCCTGCGCGATGACCGAACACCTGATTGGCTTGGGACATACAAAAATTGGGTTCGTCAGCGGTCGAGCGGACATGCGGGACGCCACGCAGCGTGAGCTTGGGTTTCGAAAGACAATGGAAAAGCACGGGCTGCCGGTCGTGGCGGAATGGATCATTCAGGGTGAATATGAAGCCCGGAAATCGTTTCAGGTCAGCATGAACCTGCTGGCCAAGAGCGAGCGTCCAACCGCGATCTTCGCAGCGAACGATCAAATGGCTTATGGCGTCATCGACGCTGCCCGTATTTTGGGACTGCAGGTTCCCGAGGATCTTTCAGTCGGAGGGTTCGATGACATCCAGAGTTCGGCGGAGTTTGTGCCCTCGCTGACTACTGTCGGGCAACCCATGCTGGATCTCGGCCTGGTAGCGGCGCGTTATATTCTCGATGTTTTGTCCAAGACAGGTGCCGCGGTTCTACATCGGAAATTGCCGGCCCAATTGGTAACACGTTCCTCGACCGCGATGCCGTCCCAACCATGCCGATTGGCCGCATCCGACGATCCACAGTCCAAGATCTCTCGCATCGACCAGGGCTGATCGATTTACCCGAGCGGCTGACGGGCGGGCCCTCGTGGCGACTGGAATCGAAGAGCGTCCAGCCGCGAGTAAATCGAGGCGTCATTCCAAATAATACAAAAAGTATTTGACACCTTCCGTTGAATTTGGTATCGATACCACAGGCTTAACGACAACTTCGGGTCACGGGAAGGAAACAGCGTATCATGAAAAGAATTACCTTTTGCGCACACTTCACGAGTTTGATGGTCGGCTTCGCGAAGACGAGCAACCAAAGCGGGCGAACCGGTCGCCTTCCGAGACAGCGAATGGCAGGACCCTTGTTGAGCGGCGTGTTGCTGGCGGCAGTGGCGCTGGCCTCGCCCTCCAGTCGAGCTGCCCTGGTGACGTATGACGGCTTTAACTACCCCACCATCGGCCCCTTTACCATCGACGGACAGCCAAGCAATGGCACGCAAGCGTCCAACGGATGGGACAATGTGACGTGGGGGCAATTCTTCGCCGGCGGCGCGAAAAGCTACGTCGTCACGAACGGCAGTCTGGCGGATCCCAGCGGGTTGCTGTACAGGTATTCCAATTGTGTCTATACGACCGGGGGTTCTGCGGGGCGCTACAACACGACTCCGGCAAACTGGGCGACACCGGGCGCCACCTATTACTTCAGCATTCTCATCAAGCCCGCGAACACGCCGGTAACGACGAACTATTACGGTTTGCTGTTCCTCAGCAATGGCGGCAATACAGGGGATGGGCACAACCTCTTTGCTGGCAAGAATGGTTCCGGACTTAACTGGGGCCTTGAATACTCCACAAACGTCATATCCGGCAACACGACGAACCTGTCCTTTGTTGATACCTATTCCGGGGTGCCGGCGACCGCGAACCAAACCGCCTTCTTGGTGGTGCGCGTCGACTTCAATTTCGGCACACCCGATGTGTTCAGTCTCTATGTGAATCCGACGCCGGGCGGTCCTGAACCGGCTACCCCGGATGCGGTGCTCACCAACGATATCGGCACTCAGAACGGCGTCGAGATGCTCACGGGCAATGGGGGCGCCGCCTTCTTCGATGAAATCCGGCTGGGGGCGACATTTGCCTCGGTGACGCCGACGACGAGCGCGACGGACCCCAACCTGCTCACGTGGGAACAATTCGCCTATAATCAGGGCACGAGCCTGGGCACACTCAATGGCCAGCCCAACGATGGCACGCAAGGCTCGAATGGATGGGATGGTGTTACGTGGGGACAATTCCTCGGCGGTGCAAACGGTTACACCATCGGCAACGGCAGCCTTTCCGATCCGAGCAACATGCTAGTGACAACCGGAAATCGCGTGCAAACCTCGGGTGGTTTCGCGGGGCGCTTCAATGTTTATACGGGCCTGCCGGGACATACGAATGCGAACCCCACGTACTACAGCGTCCTAATACGGCCTGACAATCTGGGTGCCACCAACGGTATCGCTTATCTGCAGATCTTCGGACAGCCGAATGGAAATGATCTGCTGGCAGGGAAGCTTACTGGAAGCACTTTTTGGGGGCTTCAATCGGGGACCAACTTGGGGCAAGCGTTTTCCACCGTGCAAGCCGTGTCGAATCAGACAGCGTTCCTGGTGGTGCGCGGCAATTATGTTCAGGGTGGCCCCTCCACGTTCCTACTCTATGTAAACCCAACGCCGGGTGCGCCGGAACCTGCCACACCGGATGCGTCGGTTTCATTCAATATCCAAACTCAGAATGGGGTCGCTTTCAATACGCAGAACGGGGCCGCGGCCAGCTTCGACGAGATTCGCGTCGGCACAAACTACGCCGATGTCACGCCGGCGGTGACGGTGGTCGCGAATCCTTTCGTCATCACGTCGATCCAGCTCCTGGGCGGTACGAACGCGGTGATCAGCTTCACCACAACCTCTACCAACGTCTATAGCGTGGAGGCAAATAGCGACCTCGTCACCGGTACGTGGACTACGGTAGCCAGTGGCATACCGGGAACTGGCGGGATTGTCCAAAGTACCAATGCGGTGCCGCCTGGCGCCTTGAAGAGGTTCTACCGCGCCCGGCACCCCTGAACGCGGTAATAACAACGTCATGACAGGAAATGGGAATGCGGAGCGCAGTTGTCATGGGCAAGAAATCGAACATGCAACAATCAAGCCTCGTTCATGACTCGGTGAACTGCTGCACAACTGCGCTCCAACTCCCTTGCGTAGGTTTCTCGGCAATCGGATGCAAACGCAACCCGTAAAAGGTAATCACAACAGGATTCACGCGGGATCCGTGGATAAGACTTCCATGGATTCCACCGGCGCGCCTGGCAAGCTCACGGATAAAGCGCCGCGCGGCCTTGGCCGCAGTCGGCGACGTCTGAGCCGCAGCTATTCCTTTCCCAAGAGCTTTGCCTGGGGAGCGGCCACGGCGGCGGCGCAAATCGAGGGGGCGGCTTTTGAGGATGGGAAGGGTGAGTCGATCTGGGACCGGTTCGCCAGGGTGCGGAAGATCGATGCACCGACGATTGCGTGCGACCACTATTATCGCTATCGCGAGGATGTCGCCTTGCTGCGGCAACTCGGCGTCGTCAATTACCGGTTTTCCGTTGCATGGCCGAGGATTATTCCTCGGGGTGAGGGTGAGCCGAACCCCAGGGGTTTTGATTTCTATGATCGGTTGATCGACGCGCTCCTGGAAGCCGGTATCACGCCCTGGGTAACATTGTATCATTGGGATCTGCCCCAGACTCTCGAAGATCGCGGAGGCTGGCGGGTACGGTCCACACCGCAAGCCTTTGCAAAATACGCGCAACTGGTGGTCCAACGGTTCGGCGATCGCGTCAAACACTGGATGACTCTGAACGAAATTCTGCGATTTGTGCCCTGTGGATACGGTCATGGCTGTGATGCGCCGGGGGCGACGGAATCGGCTGCGGTGGTCAATCAAGCGTACCATCACACGCTCCTGGCCCATGGATATGCCGTCGAAGCAGTCCGCGAGTATGGCGGCAAACGGGCTTGCGTCGGCTTGGTTCACAATCCACCGGCCCCTGTGCCAGTAACGGAGACGCCGATCGACATCGCCGCCGCGCGCGCGGAATACACCCGGCACACGGCGCAACTCATGGGGCCGTTGTTCCTTGGCGACTACTCGCCGGCGTTTCTGGAAGCCGCCGGCGCGGACGCACCGCGGGTGGCGTCGGGCGATCTTGCGTTGATCTCGCAGAAGACGGACTTCTTCGGATTAAATGTTTATTATGGCGACTTCGTCCGCGGCACGACCGACGGCCAGGCGGAACGGATCGCGCTTCCGGCCCAGTATCCCAAGGCGGACATTTCCTGGCTCAACATCACGCCGCAAGCCATCTACTGGGCAATCCGCCACGCCCAAGAGGTGTACGGTGTGTCGACATTTTACATCACTGAAAACGGTGTGCCTTACACGGATCAGGTCCAGCCGAGTGGAGAGATTCATGACCTGGGTCGCCGCGAGTACCTGAGAAACCACCTGATCTCGCTGCATCGCGCCATCGAGGAAGGATTTGATGTTCGCGGCTATTTCCTGTGGTCACTATTGGACAATTATGAATGGGCCGAAGGATATGCCAAGCGCTTCGGCATCGTGCATGTTGATTACGAAACACTTCGGCGGACACCCAAGCTCAGTGCGCACTGGTATTCGAAGGTGATTGAATCGAACGCTGTTGTGTAAGCGTTCAGATATAGGATGGAGGCAGGACATGAATTACAGAAACAACCACACAAGGTCGGCGACGACGAGGACAGGGAGTTGCTGGCGGCGCGGTTTCACGTTGATCGAGCTACTCGTCGTTATTGCCATCATCGGTATCCTCGCAGCGATGTTGTTGCCCGCGCTGAACAAGGCGCGCGCCACCGCCAAAAAAGCTTCCTGCCTGAGCAACGTGAAACAGATCACGCTGGCCTGCATCATGTATGCGAATGACAACGACGAACAATTGCCGATTGGCATAACTTACCAGTCGGAATCACCCACGTATGTCAAAAATGCCGACGGTTCGCAGGTAACCAACTTCTATCAGGACGTCATTGGCCCGCAGATAGCCAACATCCCGAATCATATCACCCAGGTTTTCAAGTGTCCGGCGGCGAGGATAGTGCCGGCTGCGCTTGGCGGCCCTGCGCACGTCAGCGATCTTCTGACGGCCCCGTACGCGACCGATTTTCGCTACAACTGTTACGAATCGTGTCATGATCCAGGCCCTTTCAATACGCCCGCAGCCGGGCATGCGCCGGGTCGCCGGCTCAGCAACGTCGCCAACCCCTCTGCTGCGGTCCTGCTGGCTGACGTAGTGTTTCCGTACTGGCCGGCGAGCCTTTTTCCGCACGATGGGGTCAACTGCGGGTACGTGGACGGCCACGCGGAGTGGATACCGACGCAGGCATACTTTGCGCAAGTTACCCCTGGCGGCAGCGACAACATGTACGCAAAGTTCTGGACCACCGGCTGGCATTAGTGAAATGAATCGCCGCGGAAATTGGACGGTTGCCCTGGGATGCCTGCTGATTCCGGTGGGCATTGTTTCGGCCAAGGTCGCGGTTCTCAACGATGTCGCTCTGCCAAGACTCGTGAATCCGTCGTTTGAGGATCCGGGTGATGCGACCGACTGCGCGGCCGGTTGGGGACGGTGGGGCCAGTGGATGAATCGCGAGGAGAGTTGGACGCCGGTCCACAGCGGGCGTTGCCTCCTGGGATACCATCACTGGCAAATTCGCGATGCGAATGAATCGGGCGTCTATCAAGACGTCGGGCACGCGGTCGCAGGCGCGAGGTGCACGTTCGGCATCTACGCCAATCTGGACAAGGCCAAGAATCCTGCGCGAGACGCGCTCACTATCGAGTTGCGTCTGGAGTCGACCGTTGACGGTCAGCAGCAGATAGTGGCCTCAAACCTTTACCAGGTGGGCGGCCTCGCACCGAATCAATGGGAGAAACTGACCGTCTCTGGCGCTCCGGTTAATGACACGTTGCGGGTGCTGGTGATCGTAAAACCGTCGCCCCAGAATGGGACTCGCGGGGGAGCCATCCGGTTCGACGACGCATTTTTCGAATTGCCCAGCTGATTGCATTTGGACAACAACATCATGAACGTTTCACGACGAACGTTTGCAAAGTCTCGCGTTGAGGGGGATTCTCATCGGGCGATGACGGCACCATCCTGTGCGATTCGAGCCGTAAACAAAGCATTCAACGGAAATTGATGAAAAGCTCAAGACTCACCCTGGTTGGAGTTGTGATTGTGAGCGCACTCGTTTGTTCGGCGGGGGCCACAACGCCGGATCCATTTCTGGCGGCCAACGGCACCAATATCCGTAATGGTCACGGTACCGGCGATATCGTTCCGTTGCGCGGCGCGAACCTCGGTGCCTGGCTTCTGATGGAAGGCTGGATGTGTCCCATGGATTCGTCCGGGCTGCCGGACCATTACTCTGTCGTCCAGAAGCTCGTTTCCCGATTCGGAGTTACCACGGAGGAGAGCCTGATTCGGACGTATCAAAATACTTGGATCATGACCAATGACCTCGACAACATCCGGGCGTTGGGCATGAATCTGGTGCGTGTGCCGATCATGTGGACCGATCTCCA is a window from the Verrucomicrobiia bacterium genome containing:
- a CDS encoding LacI family DNA-binding transcriptional regulator, whose amino-acid sequence is MRGKVPEKVTMGDIARASGVSPMTVSRVLNNNPAVKEASRKRVLAVTKRLNYHVDIVARQLRAQHTFQLGVVVPFRGLVGTYYFGQILQGIQQVLTGTDYHIALYDSLSEDFNDIPKCVNLCHERRVSGLIVVAPELSARFPKTFANLKMPIIVVGSSLGRQAISYVDVDNHGGACAMTEHLIGLGHTKIGFVSGRADMRDATQRELGFRKTMEKHGLPVVAEWIIQGEYEARKSFQVSMNLLAKSERPTAIFAANDQMAYGVIDAARILGLQVPEDLSVGGFDDIQSSAEFVPSLTTVGQPMLDLGLVAARYILDVLSKTGAAVLHRKLPAQLVTRSSTAMPSQPCRLAASDDPQSKISRIDQG
- a CDS encoding carbohydrate-binding protein, which gives rise to MASRQRLWQGIACWPPASLTVARLWRLGLACLILLLVAGADAKAQTVSVWLTTDDQVNKLQSVAPVTFTTGSGGSNPVFVDETQIYQRVEGFGASFTDSAGYLLSEVATPLVRSNAMSNLFTRNGSGIGVSFVRNPMGASDLARTQYSYDDLSSGQTDTNLTSFSIAHDQADIIPLVQQALQLNPQLTIMANPWSPPGWMKTTGSMVGGSLLTNMYPSFAQYFVKYIQAYQAAGIPTHYISLQNEPLFVPGNYPGMSMDAATQLVVLRDYVLPALAASNISARVLVYDHNWDRPDYPDTVLSDATVLGSSRVAGIAWHGYGGTPGVMTILANKYPTKGDYLTEHSGEVSISDAVKADFEEITQVMRNWGKAYVKWSIALDQNHGPHDGGCSDCNPLVTINSSSGALTFDIEYYTLGHFSKFVLPGAYRVYSGNAAGVVSAAFVNPDNSKVLVAFNDTTSNNTFQVQWGSKMFTYTLAPYSGATFTWTGTQSGGYQFPAALQLQASSFNSTAGLETETTTDTQGGYDVGYADGGDYAVYQNVNFGAGFTNVSVREASFGGGTLALHLDSPTGPIISSFALPSTGGWQTWQTIRQPVSGASGLHDLYAVFSGSSGLGNLNWFQFGGALPPAAPAGLTATAGDAQVALSWSASFGATGYNVKRALVSGGPYATITNGLANTGYTDSSVTNGVHYYYVATAVNAGAESTNSNEAAAVPLPAYQQWQMLYFGCTNCPQAQASADPFGKGVSNTNQFLLGLNPTNPASVFRVIAIAPQGTNLTITWKTAGVRTNGVQARSGGDYSTNGFADISGPIIINVTGDTTTNYTDVGVATNYSTRQYRVRLVP
- a CDS encoding PEP-CTERM sorting domain-containing protein; protein product: MNKILLCIVSLVSAASLASAANNVSYTATANPASNPDGVDQSANPVDVWTVTTTPGFNGTDGSGSYYGSQPSLGNAWQLFSFQNSGVGHGGSAFATTTFAGGALAIGQTVSINFNMRALDAPGGGTNLSINGQAGISLLNGSGSAITFAIIGGGPNNYYYTDAGSTGANAGPMPYQYQSFFNIAITATGPGTYSAVAGSDSWSGTYSGSLIGMQVFDSKGGNGSDVGFNNLMVVPEPGTFGLVAGGLAVFGLGFRRRARRS
- a CDS encoding PEP-CTERM sorting domain-containing protein; translation: MKHKAFTKQLAAMLAIVVGLALASSTQAQFVTGQPTLNNINPNGTFPSGAWTTANMADTATGLQITAPGGPGTFSTLYYPLPAPQVTPLNTQDNAVIFTWTWNSGNAVGGVNVLFALDDNNGGVDYYDAIVPAYSLTPVPGTTYSITLPLQQPNQANVAAGFPIGGLNFQIDPANVSGNYTMTMNSIQLIPEPATLSLVGLGLLGLLGLRRRRTS